One genomic region from Haloprofundus salinisoli encodes:
- a CDS encoding DUF1850 domain-containing protein produces MSGRFGRRSVGFALASVVALALVLAGGAVATQPEHVLVVEDADSGERLFTTPVENETPVTLAYNHSVEGSAVRDVYAVRGDELVMTRMEFASYGWGFPAQANVTRENGSFVYRPDDVRLSELYVSPGDVAGHRLHVGERTYDLVARSGGETVRIHVEHRSILQRMMP; encoded by the coding sequence ATGAGCGGCCGCTTCGGCCGTCGCTCGGTCGGATTCGCACTCGCGTCTGTGGTCGCGCTCGCGCTCGTCCTCGCCGGCGGCGCGGTGGCGACCCAACCCGAACACGTTCTCGTCGTCGAAGACGCAGACTCCGGCGAGCGTCTGTTCACGACGCCGGTCGAAAACGAGACCCCGGTGACGCTCGCGTACAACCACAGCGTCGAGGGCAGCGCCGTCCGCGACGTGTACGCCGTCCGCGGCGACGAACTCGTGATGACGCGCATGGAGTTCGCCTCCTACGGGTGGGGATTCCCGGCGCAGGCGAACGTCACCCGCGAGAACGGCAGTTTCGTCTATCGCCCCGACGACGTGCGGCTGTCGGAACTGTACGTCTCTCCCGGTGACGTCGCCGGTCACAGACTCCACGTCGGCGAGAGGACGTACGACCTCGTCGCGCGTTCGGGCGGCGAAACCGTACGGATTCACGTCGAACACCGAAGTATACTCCAACGGATGATGCCATGA
- a CDS encoding inorganic phosphate transporter, which yields MSTLLLGVGVLVAVFVGFNIGGSNTGVAFGPAVGSGAVSKLAAGGLMAVFALLGGWTVGRRVVDTLGSDIVTGDPFTLSVSIAMLFFVGLALFVSNVFGVPASTSMTAVGAIAGFGLASDRLNTGVVLEIVSWWFVAPIVGFWVSAVVGRYGYAEIAARIAVRQSEGPLLEFTPRPKLGPNTTVRELGGTVLVVAIACYMAFSAGASNVANAVAPLVGNGSLTMDQGILLAAGSIGLGALTIARRTLDTVGNDLTDLPLAAALVVATVSASLVTVLSALGIPASFVVIATMSIVGLGWGRATRAEGTTLPGAPADGVGAPAATASTERAAQSAAATGFGTSGELAEEPPLAPTETAATAELYRPATTARIVLLQNLVPALATAAAYAVFRFAPFV from the coding sequence GTGTCGACCCTCCTCCTCGGCGTCGGGGTTCTCGTCGCCGTCTTCGTCGGGTTCAACATCGGCGGCTCCAACACCGGCGTCGCGTTCGGTCCCGCCGTCGGCAGCGGTGCGGTGTCGAAACTCGCCGCCGGCGGCCTGATGGCGGTGTTCGCACTGCTCGGCGGCTGGACCGTCGGCCGACGCGTCGTCGATACGCTCGGCAGCGACATCGTCACCGGCGACCCGTTCACCCTGTCGGTGAGCATCGCCATGCTGTTCTTCGTCGGGCTCGCGCTGTTCGTCTCGAACGTGTTCGGCGTCCCCGCCTCCACGTCGATGACGGCCGTCGGGGCCATCGCGGGGTTCGGTCTCGCGTCCGACCGGTTGAACACGGGCGTCGTCCTCGAAATCGTCTCGTGGTGGTTCGTCGCGCCCATCGTCGGCTTCTGGGTGAGTGCCGTCGTCGGCCGGTACGGCTACGCCGAGATCGCGGCCCGTATCGCGGTCAGACAGTCCGAGGGGCCGCTGTTGGAGTTCACCCCACGACCGAAGTTAGGACCGAACACGACGGTGCGCGAACTCGGGGGGACGGTGCTCGTCGTCGCCATCGCCTGCTACATGGCGTTCTCGGCGGGGGCGTCGAACGTCGCCAACGCCGTCGCCCCGCTGGTCGGCAACGGATCGCTGACGATGGATCAGGGCATCCTCTTGGCGGCCGGTTCCATCGGTCTGGGTGCGCTCACCATCGCGCGGCGGACGCTCGACACCGTCGGCAACGACCTCACCGACCTCCCGTTGGCGGCGGCGCTCGTCGTCGCCACAGTCAGCGCGAGTCTCGTCACCGTGCTGTCGGCGTTGGGCATCCCGGCGAGTTTCGTCGTCATCGCCACGATGAGCATCGTCGGCCTCGGGTGGGGGCGGGCGACCCGCGCGGAGGGGACGACGCTTCCGGGCGCGCCCGCCGACGGCGTCGGCGCACCCGCGGCGACTGCCTCGACGGAGAGGGCCGCGCAGTCGGCGGCCGCGACCGGGTTCGGGACCTCCGGCGAGTTGGCCGAGGAACCGCCGCTCGCGCCGACGGAGACGGCGGCGACGGCCGAGCTGTACCGGCCGGCGACGACGGCGCGAATCGTACTGCTGCAGAACCTTGTTCCGGCGCTTGCGACCGCCGCGGCCTACGCGGTCTTCCGGTTCGCGCCGTTCGTGTAA
- a CDS encoding NAD(P)/FAD-dependent oxidoreductase codes for MSERDDAYEAIVVGGGIVGASTAYHLAREGVETLLVDRRDEGRATDAGAGILSAATSSRGSDSTWFDFATIAVDYYEDLVAALEAEQDGPHGYAKRGLLNVAFGDDEIEQYDDVLERIRERQAAGEPPAEGTIHELTPEEARERFPPLGETKRAFYYDDAVRVDGQTFEGALRRAGEAHGLDTREASVDSLVLDGGEVRGVVVDAAGEASEEDDAGERGEIVADAVVVAGGAWSNSFGEQLGVEIPVAPQRGQIVHLDLDTDTEGWPIVSPYRHKYMVSWDDGRVAVGATRETGAGFEPKTTVDGLHDVFGEILRVAPGLADASLREVRVGLRPLAEDGLPVLGAVPDVDGAFLATGHGPTGLQLGPYSGRLVADAVRGEDVSEELEPFGVERFRAV; via the coding sequence ATGAGTGAACGAGACGACGCGTACGAGGCTATCGTCGTCGGCGGCGGTATCGTCGGCGCGTCGACCGCCTACCATCTCGCCCGCGAGGGCGTCGAAACGCTGCTCGTCGACCGCCGCGACGAGGGTAGAGCGACCGACGCGGGCGCGGGCATCCTCTCGGCGGCGACGAGCAGTCGCGGCAGCGACAGCACGTGGTTCGACTTTGCGACGATCGCCGTCGACTACTACGAGGACCTGGTTGCGGCGCTGGAAGCGGAGCAGGACGGCCCGCACGGCTACGCGAAACGGGGCCTGCTGAACGTCGCGTTCGGCGACGACGAAATCGAACAGTACGACGACGTGCTCGAACGTATCCGCGAGCGACAAGCCGCTGGCGAGCCCCCCGCCGAGGGGACGATTCACGAACTCACCCCCGAGGAAGCGCGGGAGCGTTTCCCGCCGCTCGGTGAGACGAAGCGGGCGTTCTACTACGACGATGCCGTCCGCGTCGACGGGCAGACGTTCGAGGGGGCGCTCCGCCGGGCGGGCGAGGCGCACGGCCTCGACACGCGAGAGGCGAGCGTCGACTCGCTCGTCCTCGACGGCGGCGAAGTTCGCGGCGTCGTCGTCGACGCGGCGGGTGAAGCGAGCGAGGAGGACGACGCGGGCGAGAGAGGAGAGATAGTCGCCGACGCCGTCGTCGTCGCGGGCGGCGCGTGGTCGAACAGTTTCGGCGAGCAGTTGGGCGTCGAGATTCCGGTCGCCCCCCAGCGCGGCCAGATCGTCCATCTGGACCTCGACACCGACACCGAGGGATGGCCCATCGTCAGCCCGTATCGCCACAAGTACATGGTGTCGTGGGACGACGGCCGCGTCGCCGTCGGCGCGACCCGCGAGACCGGTGCCGGGTTCGAACCGAAGACGACCGTCGACGGGTTGCACGACGTGTTCGGGGAGATTCTCCGGGTCGCACCGGGACTCGCCGACGCGTCGCTCCGGGAGGTTCGCGTCGGACTGCGACCGCTCGCCGAGGACGGACTGCCGGTGCTGGGTGCGGTCCCCGACGTCGACGGCGCGTTTCTGGCGACGGGCCACGGCCCGACCGGCCTCCAGCTGGGCCCGTACAGCGGGAGGCTCGTCGCCGACGCGGTTCGCGGCGAGGACGTGAGCGAGGAGCTCGAACCGTTCGGCGTCGAGCGGTTCCGAGCCGTCTGA
- a CDS encoding IMPACT family protein, which produces MTDAYRTVAGRASAQFEVRGSEFIGYVAPADGVDAAEAFIAEIEEKHPDATHNVPAYRVPAGPVSASNPGEVMLREYQSDDGEPTGSSGKPALNVLVQQDIRNAVAVVTRYYGGTNLGVGGLARSYSRAVKEVVEAAGVVEELPHETLFAEVEYDDSGTVRGILESAGVEFDADYAESVRFEVRVPVDDADALRERLRNATSGRVGLE; this is translated from the coding sequence ATGACCGATGCCTATCGAACCGTCGCCGGGCGGGCGAGCGCGCAGTTCGAGGTCCGCGGGTCGGAGTTCATCGGCTACGTCGCCCCCGCCGACGGCGTCGACGCCGCGGAGGCGTTCATCGCCGAAATCGAGGAGAAGCATCCCGACGCCACCCACAACGTCCCCGCCTACCGCGTCCCCGCGGGGCCCGTCTCGGCGTCGAACCCGGGCGAGGTGATGCTTCGGGAGTACCAGAGCGACGACGGCGAACCGACCGGGTCGTCCGGGAAACCGGCGCTGAACGTGCTCGTTCAGCAGGATATCAGGAACGCCGTCGCCGTCGTGACGCGCTACTACGGCGGGACGAACCTCGGCGTCGGCGGCCTCGCGCGGTCGTACTCCCGCGCCGTCAAGGAGGTCGTCGAGGCGGCAGGCGTCGTCGAGGAACTGCCCCACGAGACGCTTTTCGCGGAAGTCGAGTACGACGACTCGGGGACGGTCCGCGGCATCTTAGAGAGCGCGGGCGTCGAGTTCGACGCCGACTACGCGGAGTCGGTCCGCTTCGAGGTCCGGGTGCCCGTCGACGACGCCGACGCGCTTCGGGAGCGACTGCGGAACGCGACGAGCGGTCGGGTCGGACTCGAGTAG
- a CDS encoding putative glycolipid-binding domain-containing protein translates to MNDVLWEPDDGVGLEHLRYDTEPLSAESVVLGSRGDDRFRIRYALDCNADGRVRSVSVDSFDGDAGLRLVADGERRWTDGDGASIPELDGCLDVDISATPFTNALPIRRLDLAAGESATLPMVYVSVPSLEVSNVAQQYTCLDPVDADGGRFRYESLTSGFSAEIAVDSEGVVRDYPDLFRRVE, encoded by the coding sequence ATGAACGACGTGTTGTGGGAACCCGACGACGGCGTCGGTCTCGAACACCTTCGATACGATACCGAGCCGCTGTCGGCCGAGTCGGTCGTTCTCGGCTCGCGCGGCGACGACCGCTTTCGGATTCGCTACGCGCTCGACTGCAACGCCGACGGACGCGTCCGCTCGGTGTCGGTCGACTCCTTCGACGGCGACGCAGGTCTCCGACTCGTCGCTGACGGAGAGCGACGCTGGACCGACGGCGACGGCGCGTCGATTCCCGAACTCGACGGCTGCCTGGACGTGGACATCTCGGCGACGCCCTTCACGAACGCGCTCCCGATCCGTCGTCTGGACCTCGCCGCCGGCGAGTCGGCGACGCTCCCGATGGTGTACGTCTCGGTTCCGTCGCTGGAGGTGTCGAACGTAGCGCAGCAGTACACCTGTCTGGACCCCGTCGACGCCGACGGCGGGCGCTTCCGCTACGAGAGCCTGACGAGCGGTTTTTCCGCCGAGATTGCGGTCGATTCGGAGGGCGTCGTCCGAGACTACCCCGACCTGTTTCGGCGCGTCGAGTGA
- the fer gene encoding ferredoxin Fer — protein MPTVEYLNYEVLDDQGWEMDDEDLFDNAADAGLDDEDYGSLDVNEGEYILEAAEAQGYDWPFSCRAGACANCAAILYEGEIEMDMQQILSDEEVDDKNVRLTCIGSPTADEVRIVYNAKHLDYLQNRVI, from the coding sequence ATGCCCACGGTAGAATACCTTAACTACGAAGTACTGGACGACCAGGGCTGGGAAATGGACGACGAGGACCTCTTCGACAACGCGGCCGACGCGGGCCTCGACGACGAAGACTACGGGTCGCTCGACGTCAACGAGGGCGAGTACATCCTCGAAGCTGCCGAGGCACAGGGCTACGACTGGCCCTTCTCCTGCCGTGCAGGCGCGTGTGCAAACTGCGCCGCTATCCTGTACGAGGGCGAAATCGAGATGGACATGCAGCAGATCCTCTCCGACGAGGAAGTCGACGACAAGAACGTCCGTCTCACCTGTATCGGTTCGCCCACTGCAGACGAGGTCCGCATCGTCTACAACGCGAAGCACCTCGACTACCTGCAGAACCGCGTCATCTAA
- a CDS encoding TRAP transporter permease gives MTVDDTPPEEAELSEEEKQELIDELERKRNLRGVAAVAVAFIGICFSAFQMWLAAHGFIFEVTLPVVGTVRLAALQQLQIRAIHVVFALILAFMLYPATSPDGLFSRRLSRVVPGLERAYGPDHPATRAATSVRSGVRWAIADPSRRRVTPVDLVLVFLSALTAAYMITDYDEVQTMRALGVGSGRTTAEIYPFLAPLVDIVSALGIPLDDASYAYVLGAIGVLLVLEATRRTLGALLTAIVSAFILYARYAGNIPQDIPYLGILSTPSASWDSVIQNLWYNTANGVFGVPVEVSVRYIYIFILFGAFLEMSGAGQWFIDLAYSMTGSRKGGPAKASILSSGFMGTISGSSIANTVTTGAFTIPLMKRSGYRPEFAGGVEASASSGGQILPPVMGAAAFLIVEFVGVSYDEVIIAATIPAIVFFFGVWVMVHLEASRAGIGGVDPSELVAVGKHLRSGWFYLAPIALLLVYLIGIRYSVSRSAWYTIVAIIALIALVATYNERTRLPLIGTIAALFTLETVANLLTGAGIGGALAGAGTGGMAPRAALDAAAGQLGTIIVLVSAAFLLARPHLRAPLLEYDPAVDEAAEKTATTFGRRSLADNNAYRFGTFVLKSMEAGARTATVVVVAVAAAGVIPGVISVSGLGPNLVALIEAVSGGSLILLLVITAISSIILGMGMPTTVTYIILVALLGGAIAELASIPLLAAHLFILYFGVIADITPPVAVAAYAASGVAKSDPFKTGIEAFSLSLNKAIVPFAFVFSPGILLIRGESTEQYHILTFADVADLGYFVPEVAVPIVGLFLGVLALGPTIIGYFYSPVGGAERALFAVSSILLMAPQMLLDPLFTLLSGAGMSIGVEILTLDLLLRAVGGVLFGALALRNRRQMEGERAEPSSASPTTD, from the coding sequence ATGACTGTCGACGATACCCCACCGGAAGAAGCGGAACTCTCCGAGGAGGAGAAGCAAGAACTCATCGACGAACTGGAGCGAAAACGGAACCTCCGCGGCGTCGCCGCCGTCGCCGTCGCGTTCATCGGCATCTGTTTCTCGGCGTTTCAGATGTGGCTCGCCGCCCACGGATTCATCTTCGAGGTGACGCTGCCCGTCGTCGGGACCGTCCGCCTCGCGGCGCTCCAACAGCTACAGATTCGCGCGATTCACGTCGTGTTCGCACTCATCCTCGCGTTCATGCTCTACCCGGCGACGTCGCCCGACGGCCTCTTCTCGCGGCGACTCTCGCGGGTCGTCCCCGGGCTCGAACGCGCCTACGGGCCCGACCATCCGGCGACGCGAGCGGCGACGAGCGTCCGCTCGGGCGTCCGCTGGGCCATCGCCGACCCGTCCCGTCGGCGGGTGACGCCCGTCGACCTCGTACTCGTCTTCCTCTCGGCGCTGACGGCGGCGTACATGATCACCGACTACGACGAGGTCCAGACGATGCGTGCACTCGGGGTCGGGTCGGGTCGAACGACCGCGGAGATTTACCCGTTCCTCGCGCCGCTCGTCGACATCGTCTCGGCGCTCGGGATTCCGCTCGACGATGCGTCGTACGCGTACGTCCTCGGTGCGATCGGCGTGTTGCTCGTGCTGGAGGCGACCCGCCGGACGCTCGGGGCGCTTCTCACGGCCATCGTCTCGGCGTTCATCCTCTACGCGCGGTACGCGGGGAACATCCCCCAGGATATCCCGTACCTCGGCATCCTCTCGACGCCGTCGGCGTCGTGGGATTCGGTCATCCAGAACCTCTGGTACAACACCGCAAACGGCGTCTTCGGCGTCCCCGTCGAGGTGAGCGTCCGCTACATCTACATCTTCATCCTCTTCGGGGCGTTTCTGGAGATGAGCGGTGCGGGACAGTGGTTCATCGACCTCGCGTACTCGATGACCGGGTCGCGCAAGGGCGGCCCCGCGAAGGCGAGCATCCTCTCCAGCGGCTTCATGGGCACCATCAGCGGCTCGTCAATCGCCAACACGGTCACCACGGGCGCGTTCACCATCCCGCTGATGAAGCGCTCCGGCTACCGCCCCGAGTTCGCCGGCGGCGTCGAAGCCTCCGCCTCCTCGGGCGGGCAGATTCTCCCGCCGGTGATGGGTGCAGCCGCGTTCCTCATCGTCGAGTTCGTCGGCGTCTCCTACGACGAGGTTATCATCGCCGCGACGATTCCCGCCATCGTCTTCTTCTTCGGCGTCTGGGTGATGGTGCACCTCGAAGCATCGCGGGCGGGCATCGGCGGCGTCGACCCCTCGGAGCTCGTCGCCGTCGGTAAGCACCTGCGTAGCGGCTGGTTCTATCTCGCGCCCATCGCGCTGCTTCTGGTCTACCTCATCGGCATCCGCTACTCGGTGTCGCGCTCGGCGTGGTACACCATCGTCGCCATCATCGCGCTCATCGCGCTCGTCGCCACCTACAACGAGCGGACGCGCCTGCCGCTGATCGGGACCATCGCCGCGCTGTTCACGCTCGAAACGGTCGCGAATCTGCTGACGGGCGCGGGCATCGGCGGCGCGCTGGCCGGCGCGGGAACCGGCGGGATGGCTCCCCGCGCCGCGCTCGACGCCGCCGCCGGACAGCTCGGTACTATCATCGTGCTCGTGAGCGCGGCGTTCCTCCTCGCGCGGCCGCACCTCCGAGCGCCGCTTCTGGAGTACGACCCCGCCGTCGACGAGGCGGCCGAGAAGACCGCCACCACGTTCGGCCGGCGTTCGCTCGCCGACAACAACGCCTACCGCTTCGGCACGTTCGTCCTCAAATCGATGGAGGCGGGCGCGCGCACCGCGACGGTGGTCGTCGTCGCCGTCGCCGCCGCGGGCGTCATCCCCGGCGTCATCAGCGTCTCCGGGCTCGGTCCGAACCTCGTCGCGCTCATCGAGGCCGTCTCCGGCGGGTCGCTCATCCTGCTGTTGGTTATCACCGCCATCTCCTCTATCATCCTCGGGATGGGGATGCCGACGACGGTGACGTACATCATCCTCGTCGCGCTGCTCGGCGGTGCGATTGCGGAACTGGCGAGCATTCCGCTTCTGGCGGCGCACCTGTTTATCCTCTACTTCGGCGTCATCGCCGACATCACGCCGCCGGTCGCCGTCGCTGCGTACGCCGCCTCCGGCGTCGCCAAATCCGACCCGTTCAAGACGGGTATCGAGGCGTTCTCGCTCTCGCTGAACAAGGCCATCGTGCCGTTCGCGTTCGTCTTCTCGCCCGGCATCCTGCTCATCCGCGGCGAGAGCACCGAGCAGTACCACATCCTCACCTTCGCCGACGTGGCCGACCTCGGCTACTTCGTCCCGGAGGTGGCCGTTCCCATCGTCGGCTTGTTCCTCGGCGTGCTCGCGCTCGGGCCGACCATCATCGGCTACTTCTACTCGCCGGTAGGGGGCGCCGAGCGCGCGTTGTTCGCCGTCTCGTCGATTCTGCTCATGGCACCGCAGATGCTGCTCGACCCGCTGTTCACGCTGCTGTCTGGGGCGGGTATGAGCATCGGCGTCGAGATACTGACGCTCGACCTGCTGCTCCGTGCGGTCGGCGGTGTGCTGTTCGGCGCGCTGGCGCTACGGAATCGCCGCCAGATGGAGGGCGAACGCGCCGAACCGTCGTCGGCGTCGCCGACGACCGACTGA
- the hisA gene encoding 1-(5-phosphoribosyl)-5-[(5-phosphoribosylamino)methylideneamino]imidazole-4-carboxamide isomerase produces MTQFPEFEVVPAVDVQDGEVVQLVQGERGTEKRYGDPVEAARRWVDEGAETLHLVDLDGAFEGQRENAAAIEAIVEATDVDVQVGGGIRTAADAVALLDGGVDRVILGTAAVENPDIVGEISDEYPDSVMVSLDAKDGEVVVSGWTEGTGLDPVEAAGRYEALGAGAILFTDVDVEGQLGGVQANRVRRLADAVDVPVVASGGVATVDDVRALREAGAAAVVVGTALYEGQFTLREAMSA; encoded by the coding sequence ATGACACAGTTCCCCGAGTTCGAGGTCGTTCCGGCCGTCGACGTGCAGGACGGCGAAGTCGTCCAACTGGTTCAGGGCGAACGCGGCACCGAGAAGCGCTACGGCGACCCCGTCGAAGCGGCCCGGCGGTGGGTCGACGAGGGCGCGGAGACGCTCCACCTCGTCGACTTGGACGGCGCGTTCGAGGGCCAGCGCGAGAACGCCGCGGCCATCGAGGCCATCGTGGAGGCGACGGACGTCGACGTGCAGGTCGGCGGCGGCATCAGAACCGCGGCGGACGCGGTTGCGCTGCTCGACGGCGGCGTCGACCGGGTCATCCTCGGCACGGCGGCCGTCGAGAACCCCGACATCGTCGGCGAGATAAGCGACGAGTATCCCGACTCGGTGATGGTGAGCCTCGACGCGAAAGACGGCGAAGTCGTCGTCTCCGGGTGGACCGAGGGGACGGGTCTCGACCCGGTGGAGGCGGCAGGTCGGTACGAAGCGCTCGGTGCCGGAGCCATCCTGTTCACCGACGTCGACGTCGAGGGACAGTTAGGGGGCGTGCAGGCGAATCGCGTACGGCGTCTCGCCGACGCGGTCGACGTTCCGGTCGTCGCCAGCGGCGGCGTCGCGACGGTCGACGACGTGCGAGCGCTCCGAGAGGCGGGCGCGGCGGCCGTCGTCGTGGGGACGGCGCTGTACGAAGGACAGTTCACACTCCGGGAGGCGATGTCGGCGTAG
- a CDS encoding ACT domain-containing protein, producing MFDEIMEKFEGSPSQQAVIRLLLERGFSVNDEGRVVSGGIEIPNTQIAREIGVDRRVIDSTTEAILEDDDLRPIFQNISAIPSLLSLAPVLDLAALTVEVGDADEPGIVSTITTLLADEGISIRQTISEDPEFTDEPKLYIVTDEPIPGDLLNEISALPFVRRISLA from the coding sequence ATGTTCGACGAAATCATGGAGAAGTTCGAGGGAAGTCCGAGCCAACAGGCGGTCATCCGCCTGCTCCTCGAACGCGGCTTTTCGGTCAACGACGAGGGACGCGTCGTCTCCGGCGGCATCGAGATTCCGAACACCCAGATCGCCCGCGAGATCGGCGTCGACCGCCGCGTCATCGACTCGACCACCGAGGCGATTCTCGAAGACGACGACCTGCGGCCCATCTTCCAGAATATCAGCGCCATCCCGAGTCTGTTGAGCCTCGCGCCGGTGCTCGACTTGGCGGCGCTCACCGTCGAAGTCGGCGACGCCGACGAACCCGGTATCGTCTCGACGATTACGACGCTGTTGGCCGACGAGGGGATCAGCATCCGCCAGACCATCAGCGAGGACCCAGAGTTCACCGACGAGCCGAAGCTCTACATCGTCACCGACGAACCGATTCCAGGGGATCTGCTCAACGAGATTTCGGCGCTCCCGTTCGTCCGGCGAATCAGTCTGGCCTGA
- a CDS encoding inorganic phosphate transporter, which produces MVEALLVVGVLVAVFVGFNIGGSSTGVAFGPAVGSGVVNKLVAAALMAVFALLGGWTVGREVVQTMGGEIVPQSQFTLVASVAVLLFVGLALLVSNTFGVPASTSMTAVGAIAGLGLATDTLNQPKMLEIISWWVVAPILAFWVCAVIGRYIYPYLDARFVIDSSDGPLIEYTPLPRLGPGTTMRELGGTVLVVAIACYMAFSAGASNAANAVAPLVGNGAVPIDQGVLLAGGAIALGAFTIARRTLDTVGNDLTDLPILAALIVEVVSATLIAVLSALGIPASLAVSATMSIVGLGWGRATRTVTLGQAVRGEGPNVSVNALAAERQETVPRVGDESDELTANDLFNPGTTGRVIFFWILTPSLSAVASFLLFTFVPL; this is translated from the coding sequence GTGGTAGAAGCGCTTCTCGTCGTCGGAGTTCTGGTCGCGGTCTTCGTCGGATTCAACATCGGTGGCTCCTCCACCGGCGTCGCGTTCGGTCCCGCCGTCGGCAGCGGCGTCGTGAACAAACTCGTCGCCGCCGCGCTGATGGCGGTGTTCGCGTTGCTCGGCGGGTGGACCGTCGGCCGAGAAGTCGTCCAGACGATGGGCGGCGAAATCGTCCCGCAGAGCCAGTTCACCCTCGTCGCCAGCGTCGCCGTTCTGTTGTTCGTCGGTCTGGCGCTGCTCGTCTCGAACACGTTCGGCGTTCCCGCCTCCACGTCGATGACGGCCGTCGGCGCTATCGCCGGACTGGGTCTGGCGACCGACACGCTGAACCAGCCGAAGATGCTCGAAATCATTTCGTGGTGGGTCGTCGCGCCGATTCTGGCCTTCTGGGTCTGTGCCGTCATCGGGCGCTACATCTACCCGTATCTCGACGCTCGGTTCGTCATCGACAGCAGCGACGGCCCGCTGATAGAGTACACCCCGCTGCCGCGCCTCGGCCCGGGGACGACGATGCGTGAACTCGGGGGGACGGTGCTCGTCGTCGCCATCGCCTGCTACATGGCGTTCTCGGCGGGGGCGTCGAACGCCGCAAACGCCGTCGCCCCGCTGGTCGGCAACGGCGCGGTCCCCATCGACCAGGGGGTGTTGTTGGCCGGCGGCGCGATCGCGCTCGGCGCGTTCACCATCGCGCGGCGGACGCTCGACACCGTCGGCAACGACCTCACCGACCTCCCCATCCTGGCGGCGCTCATCGTCGAAGTCGTCAGCGCCACGCTCATCGCCGTGCTGTCGGCGTTGGGCATCCCGGCGAGTCTCGCCGTGAGCGCGACGATGAGTATCGTCGGTCTCGGGTGGGGACGGGCGACCCGGACGGTGACGCTCGGGCAGGCGGTTCGCGGCGAGGGGCCGAACGTCTCGGTGAACGCGCTGGCGGCCGAGCGACAGGAGACGGTTCCTCGCGTCGGCGACGAGAGCGACGAACTCACCGCCAACGACCTGTTCAATCCGGGAACGACCGGGCGAGTGATCTTCTTCTGGATTCTCACGCCGTCGCTGTCTGCGGTCGCGTCGTTTCTCCTCTTCACGTTCGTCCCACTGTAA
- the hisB gene encoding imidazoleglycerol-phosphate dehydratase HisB produces MSDRTAAVFRETAETTIDLTLDVDGTGEADVDTGIGFFDHMLTAFAKHGLFDLDVECDGDLHVDDHHTVEDVAIVLGEAFEEALGDKRGIVRYADRKVPLDEAVVGVVVDVSGRPHFDFEGAFSQDRIGDFTSDMARHFAYSLAMNAGLTLHVDVERGVNAHHEVEALFKALTRALDDATRIDERRADDTPSTKGEL; encoded by the coding sequence ATGAGCGACCGCACGGCCGCCGTGTTCCGCGAGACGGCGGAGACCACCATCGACCTCACGCTCGACGTCGACGGCACCGGCGAGGCTGACGTCGACACCGGCATCGGCTTCTTCGACCACATGCTGACCGCGTTCGCCAAACACGGCCTGTTCGACCTCGACGTGGAGTGCGACGGCGACCTGCACGTCGACGACCACCACACCGTCGAGGACGTCGCCATCGTGCTCGGCGAGGCGTTCGAGGAGGCCCTCGGCGACAAGCGCGGCATCGTCCGCTACGCCGACCGCAAGGTGCCGCTGGACGAGGCCGTCGTCGGCGTCGTCGTCGACGTGAGCGGTCGCCCGCACTTCGACTTCGAAGGCGCGTTCTCGCAGGACCGAATCGGCGACTTCACGAGCGACATGGCGCGGCATTTCGCGTACTCGCTGGCGATGAACGCCGGGCTCACCCTCCACGTCGACGTCGAACGCGGCGTCAACGCCCACCACGAGGTCGAAGCGCTGTTCAAGGCGCTCACGCGGGCGCTGGACGACGCGACCCGCATCGACGAGCGCCGCGCCGACGACACGCCGAGCACGAAAGGCGAGTTGTAA